Part of the Methanobrevibacter sp. genome, TTAAATCCTAATGTTAAAGTCATCAAATCCAGCTTAAAAGAAGGTACTGGATTGGATGAAATTATTGAAGTAATTGAAGATGCTATGAAAAACTAAATTTTATTCGGGTGGTTTTTGTGAAAGTATGGATTGATATTTCGAATGCTCCTCATGTAAGGTTTTTTAAAGATGTTATAAAATATCTTGAAGCCGAGGGTGAGGATGTTATTGTCACAGCAAGACAATTTGGGGATATCCATAAATTAATGGATATGTACGACATTGACTTTATATCTGTGGGAAAACATGGTGTGAGCTTATATGACAAGTTAAAGGAAAGCACATCCAGGGTTTATAATCTTGTGGATATTATACATGATGAAAAGGTGGATGTTGCCCTTAGCAAGCATTCTATAGAGCTTCCTAGAATTTCTTTTGGTCTGGGGATCCCTAGTTTGTACGTTTTAGACAACGAACATGCACTTGCTGCTAATAAATTAACCTTGCCGTTATGTGATAGAATTATCACTCCAAAAATCATAGACATGTGGAAACTAATGAAATTTGGAGCTGACCCAAATACAATTATTTCCTATGATGGAACATCTGAATTAATGCATTTCAAAAGTTTCAAATATAATGATAATGTGTTTGATGATTTGAACTTGGAGTTGAATCACCAAAAAACTATTCTAATGAGGCCTGAACCTTCACTTGCATCATATCTTGATACTGACTGTAGAAAATCTGTTCTGTCCCCTATTGTTGATGAATTGAAGAATGTTGCCAATATCTTAATTTTACCAAGATTCAAGGAACAGGCAGAGATATTTGATGGAATCGAAAATGTTTCAATTTTAAAACCTCCTGTTGACACTTCCAGCATTATTAAAAAATGTGATTTGGTCATAGGTGCTGGTGGAACAATGAACAGGGAAGCTGCAATATTGCAAACTCCTGTTATTTCATGTTATCCTGGAGAAACATTGTCTGTAGATCAGTATTACATTAACAAAGGATTAATGTTCAGGTCAATTGACAATGATGTGGTGATTAATAAAGCCCTTGACTATATTGTCAATCCTCATGAAAAAATTGATTTGAAAACTGATGATTTGTTCCAGGTCATAATTGATAATTTATATGATTTGGCTAAAAATGGTAAATAGCTTTTTATATTAAAAATATCATATATTAAATATGATATTTGATTAATATTTTTTTGGGCTGGTAGCTCAGATGGTAGATCGTCGCCTTGGCATGGCGGAGGCCCCGGGTTCAAATCCCGGTCAGTCCATTTTTTAATTTTTAAATAAAGAGAATTTGTGATTATAATATGTTATTAATTGCTCAAAATCATTTACAATTAATTGTAGAAGTGGGACTAATGTTATTCGTCTCAATGGTATTTGCTCTTAACTTAATTCCATTGTCATTAAGTGTTGTGACATTTTTATCACTTTTTATTATAGGTGGTTTTACAGTTATTTTCGGAGCAGATATTCTTCTGTTATTTATTTCTTCAAGTCAAGCAGAATTCACTCACCCTTTTGGGCCGATTGCACTTTTGGGAGCAGTGGCTGCCTTAGCATCGCTGAAGGTGATGAAGGAATCGGGTGTGGATATTAGGCCACTAAGGAGATTTGTAATTTTATTCATTGTTGGAATTACAGTCTTCGGTGGGTTAATGCACAGATCCTTTTTAATCTTATGGATTTTAGGTTTATTCTTGGGATATTTGATTATTTCAAAATCTTTCAGAGAAAAATCTTTCATTACAGGTAAAAGAATTTTAATACTTCTGGGAGCTGCGGGAGCAGGTTTTCTTCTGTTGGAAGCTATTGCAAGAGTTTCCGGAATGACTATTTTCTCCCCTATGTTGAGATTAACAAGGATTGAGCAATATTCCTTATCAAGTATTAAAACTGTATTAAATAACATTCAGCTGATAGGACACAATGCTAACGCTTCTTATTGGGGTGCTGAAGGAACTGCATTTGCTGAAGGATATATCACATTACCTATGCAATTTGTTCTGTTCTTTGGTTTGCCTTTCCCGATGTTTTTCGGTGTGCTTGTAAACCAGAAGGATACAATCGATTATATGCTTCCAGGTATCTTTGGTTACGGATTTGATTTCGGTTATCTGGGTCTTATAGGACTGATGGTATTTGTATTGGGTACAATACTGGTCGGTTTTAAAGTATTAACCATGTACCGTGAAAAAAGAGAGAAAAACAATAAGAAATACCTTGGAAGAGAAGTTTTACTGACAGGTGCATTGGCTGCATTCTGTTCACAGGCTTTAATCGGTATGTTTGTATTCAACAGGACTATCAACGGTATGGCTCTTTTAACATTCATTTTTATAGGCGCATTGATTTTGGCCAATGTCGTCTCACTTAAATCCAGATCATAAAGAGGGTGTATATATGAAAGCTTTAGTTTTACTTGGATGTCCTGAGACTCCATCACAGACTCCATTGGCAGTTTATGTTTTTAATAAATTAACAAAGATGGGTTATGACGTTACAATAGCTGCAAATCCGGCAGCATCAAAATTGGTAAAGATTTCTGACCCTGAAGGATTCTATAATCTCAAACTTGTCGATTTGGAAAGATTGCTGGGAGATATAAATCCTGGTGATTTTGATTTGCTGGTTGGTTTTGTTCACAAGGATGCAGCTGCATCATTTTTCGTAACATTCGACCAGATATTGCAAACCAAATCACTTGCACTTGTTTTCTCAAGGGATGCTGATGAGGTTGCGGAATTCGTAAACATGATAGAGGAAAGCGGAAGTGATGCTAAAATTACCGCTGTTCGCGCATTCCATAATCCTTCACCAATCAAAGTTAAATTTGACAAAGCAATTAAGGAGTTTGAATAAATGTCATTCTGTTTAGATACTTATCTTCAACAATCAGATAACTATGAAATTCATGCTTCAAAAGCAGGTTTTAAAGATTGTGCAATGATTATCCGTTTCAAAGCTGATGATTTGGTTTACATTAAACCTGGTGATGAAGTATTAGGTGTTAGAGTTATTGGAATTCCACCAATTCCAATCGGATTTGACCATGAAAAGGGAACTGTTTTCCTGCCTTATACAAAACCATGCCACGGAACATCAGTTGTGGAATTGCCAATTGATGAAGAAGAAGTTGAAAAGATTAGAAAATTGGATACCGGTAACAAAAAATGAAATCTACAGTAGTCGGAAGTTTTCCCGTTGAGATAAAGGAATCTCACTCAGCAAAAGACAAGCTTTTAAGCGCTCTTGGAGCATATGACCCATATAAGGACGCTATTAAAAGTAGTGTCATTTCTCAGCTTGATGCCGGTGTGGACATCATATCTGACGGTCAGGTAAGGGGAGATATGGTTTCTATTTTTTCAAAACATATTCCTGGAATGGTTATCGATGAGGGAAACACTGTAATTGTCTCTAAAATAATGAGGCCTGCTCAGGAAATTTCCATCAAGGATTTGAAATATGCAAAGCAGGTCATGAAGGATTATTATGGCGGTAAAATTCCTGAAGGCAAAGGAGTTAAGGGAATAATCACAGGACCGAATACAATGGTATATTCCTCCAGAATTCAATCATTCTATAAAAATAAGGAAGATGCAATTATAGATTTGGCCCACAGCCTTAAATATGAAGTTGATGCCATAGCCAAAAAAGTTGACCCGGTATATATTCAAATTGATGAACCGTTTTTATCCACAGGAATGGTGGAGATGAAAACCGCACGTGAAGCCATTGACATTTTACATGACGGTCTGGAAGTTCCATTGGCCATGCATGTGTGCGGCATTTTAAAGGATGCTTTTAAGGATATTGCAAGATTCAACGTTGACATATTGGATTTTGAATTTGCAGGAAATAATGTTAATCTGGACGTTCTAGAACAAAATGCCTCTCTTTTAAACAATAAAAAGATAGGTTTCGGATGTGTGGATTCATCAGTCAATGAAGTGGATGACATTAACGACATTGATAGTCTGGTTTTGAAAGCTATTGATATTGTTGGAAAGGATAATCTTCTTTTGGATCCTGACTGCGGACTTAGAAGGGCACCGAAGGATGTTGCATTTAAAAAATTGCAGCTGATGAATCAGATAAAAGACAAATATAACTAACTTCTTTTTACTTTTTTACAATTAAATTTTTCAAATCATTTCTTTAAGTTAGCAGTGAAAAGTTTGGCTCCATTAGAATTTTTTAAATGTCTTTTGAGCAAGTGAACTTGCTGCATTCATTTAAGATTCAATTTTCTACCTGTTTTTTGTGTAATTTCTTTTGAAGTTGCATTATGGGGCATGTTTTTTTAGAAATTTTATCTAATGGTGCAAGAATACCTTGACTTCTTCAAGTCGAGGATGAATTGCATAAAAAAGGGCATTAGTTATCAAATGCTTTTGGAAATTCTTTATATGTTGTCGGTTGATATATTATATTTTGTGTTCAAAATTAATTGGAATATAAAATAGATATTTGATGTGTTTTTTCATGTTAGATGAGTGTATTATTGTTAATGAAGGTTTGAAGGTTAAGTTGTATCCTGATAAGGTTATGAAGGATAAATTTAATCGGAGTCTGGGTAATGCTAGATTTGTTTGGAATAATTTATTAACAGAATACCAGGAAACCTTTGAATTATTTAAACAACATGGTTATACAAAGCTAAAATGCAATCAAACAACATTCAATACAATGTTAACAATGTTGAAAAAGGAATATCCATTTTTATATGACAGTGAATCTAGCACATTGCAGCAGGTCTATCATGACTTAATACGTTCATTTAATGGATTTTTTAAAAAAAATTCCAATTATCCAAGATTTAAATCCAAAAAGAATCCCAAAAATGGATTTAGAATACAAAACAATAATAATATCAAAATAACCAGCAATACAATTGTTTTACCAAAATTAGGAAAAGTACATTACCGTACCAGTCCACAAATGATAATGAAAAGAAAAATGTTTAAGAACGTTGAGGTAATGTCTCAATATTAAAAAATTTCAAATCAAATGAATTGTGATTGTATGGCAAAGTTGCACAAAATATGGAATTTTAAATAAGCTTTTCTAAAATTTTTAAACTCTTTTAAAGTAAAGTTTATATATTTTTCATTCCATAATATTATTTAGGCATAACTAAATTTAGAGGTGATATTATGGATAACATGGCCGAAGCAAGAAGGCACATGCATGAAGCGGAAGAAAGAAAAAAAGCCGAAAGCAAAACCAAAACCAAAAAAATCAGAAATTTCTTTTTCGGATGCTGTAAAAACAAATAATTTTATATCTATTTTTTAAAAAAAGAGTTGATTTCCCAAAACTCATATTGAATGATTTTTGGGAAATTAATTTTTATCTATATTCATGTTTAAAGTTTTTGTCATATAGCTTGGATGCATTAAAGTCGCCAGGGTCTAAGACATCTCCCACCACAATCATTGCAGTCTTTGTAATATTGGCATCTTTAACTTTTTGTGAAATATCCTCGAGGGTTCCTCTGATTATTTGCTGGTCTGGCCAGGTAGCCTTTTTGACAACAGCAACAGGAGTGGTTTTTTCATAACCTTCAAGCAATTCTTCAACTACCTTGTCAATCATACCAATTCCTAAAAATATGCACATTGTGGCATGATGTTTTGAAAAACTGGCTAAACTTTCACCGGCAGGCTTAGGAGTTCTTCCTTCAGGACGTGTGATGATGACACTTTGTGAAATTTCAGGCAAGGTCAATTCAGCTTCAAGAACGCTTGCAGTTCCAAAAAGAGAACTTACCCCAGGAATGATTTCATATTCTATGTCATGCTTTTTAAGTTCACGAATCTGTTCAGCTATTGCTCCATAAATTGAAGGATCACCGGTATGTACTCGAGCAACCAGTTTTCCCTCATTGACTGCTTCGGTTATTATTGCATCTGTTTCTTCTAAATTCAGATATGCACTGTTGTGAATTTCACATTCATCTTTTGCAGGGTTTAAAACCTCTTTATTTACAAGTGAACCTGCATAAATGATGACGTCAGCATTTTCAATTACATTTCTACCTTTGACGGTTATTAAATCAGGGTCACCCGGACCGGCACCAATGAAAATTACTTTTCCTTTCATAGTTTAATTTTTTAGCTCAATTATTATTTAATTATTTTGCATCAATATTGACTTTTGATTTGAGAAAACTTTATTTATTTTCAAGATAATTTAAAAATATGGATAATAAAGGTTTTATTTCAATAGAATATTTATTTTCAATCTTCGTTATATTATTGATAGCTATTCCATTGTTATTTTTATCACAATCCATTATGGAATCAAGTTTCAATATTGATGATAATATTGCACACAGGCTTATTCTGGATACCGTGGCAATCGAGATAAGTCAGGTGAATTCAAATGGTGAAGGTTATTCAAAATCAATTAAATTGCCTTCAGATGTTGGCTATTATGAAATAACAGTTGAAAATAAGAAATTAACAATAGAATATGATGGCAAAAAAGGAGAAACATTGCTTTTCCCGTCCAATGTTGATTCCAAATATAAGCTGCATAGCGGAAAAAGTTATATGATTTCAAAAGGCGATGAAGGAAAGATTGTGATAACATGATTGATGATGCAGGCCAAATCAGTGGAGAATATCTGCTTCTAGCAGGTGTAATGATATTGATCTTGATGATGTCAGCTGTTTTCATTTACTCCGAACAGGAACTGAATATCGCAATGAGTGCAGCCCGAAACGGCATCAATGATGGAATTGCATCATCATCAAGTGCAATATATACAAAACAGGCATATAATGATTATTCAAAAACAAAAAGCGATTTGCTGATTCCGAATTCCGTTGAAATTGTCAATGTTTCATATACTGAGATGGGAATTGACAGGAATTTCGACAAGAAAAAAATCCAGTTTAAGGTTTATGCAACCTCATCAAAGGATTTGTCCAAAACACAATTGGATTCAATCGGAGACAGGATTAATTATAATCTGCGAAAATCCATTGCTTTAAGCTTCAATTCCACTTCATCTACAAACAAATTATATAACCCTGTGTTTTCACCCCATTATGTGTTTACAACAGCTAATGTTAAATGGGTTTAAGTATATATTTTATAGTATGTCCAGATATGAAAAAGGTAAAAAGATTTTGGAGGATATTCAGCAAAGGCCTGTTGAAGAGATATTCAAGGAACTGGAAGATGTCGCTCCTGATTTGTCAAGGTTTGTAGTTGAATTTCCATATTCCGAAATATACACAAGAGATGAAGTCGATTTAAAAACCCGTGAACTATGCACTGTTGCAGCAATCACTGTTCTGGGTGCAATTCCCCAGCTTAAAGACCATATCAATGCAGCTTTAAATGTGGGAAACAGTCCTGCGGAAATAGTTGAAATCATCATGCAGATGAGTGCTTACTGCGGATTTCCAAAGGCAATCAATGGAATAGTGGCTGCAAAGGAAGTATTTGCTGAAAGGGATTTGTTGCCGGTGAGGGATTAGGATTAGTGAAGACACATTTGAAGCAATAGCTTCTAAACTCCAGGATGAACTGGCCGATATCATTAAAAGCGGCAAGGATGTAAATGACTATGAGTTGATTGTTTACAAATATGTGTTTATCAGTGAACTTAAGATTCCTCTTTTGGAGGATTTGGGTGTTGAGATAACTGAAGATTCTTTTATTCTTTATATTATTCCTGATGGTTTGGAATTGGATATATTAAGAAAATTGGATGATGTCTTTGACAAATTTAAGGTTAGTTTCATGCCTAATGATTATAATATATTGAAGTTAAGGTTTTTACTTGAGGATGATTGAATGTATAGTGAAGATGAAAAAAAGCAATTGATGGAAGATTTAAAAGAGATGGAAACATTCCGAGCGGATACCGGCGATGAAGGGAAAATATTGCAGGAAGACTTGAAGGACTTTTTTATCAATGGAAACGGGGATGAACAAGACCTGATTTTCAGAATAGAAATGTATTTCTATGCTTTTAAATTGTTTTGCAGAAAACCTGTGAAAATAGATAGAAACCAATTCATAATCTATTTCAATGATTCTCTTTTAGACTGGCATTTAGTTGATTTGGTAAAAAAAGATTTAACTGATTTTGAACTGGTAATTGAAGCAGTTAAAGAAGAAAATGATGTGTTAATTAATTTGAATTTCACACTTCATTACTAAATTTTGAAAATTTTTTTTGCGTTGTTGGTGGTTATTTCATCAACAACATTAACGTCCATGTCCTTGATTTCAGCTATTTTATGAACTGCATTAACAACATTGACAGGTTCATTTCGCTCTTCTTTTGTCATAGCTAAATACGGACTGTCTGTTTCTGTTAAAACATAGTTGAGATCTATTTTTTCAATCAGGTCCTGGTGATGTTTTGAATAGCAGAGCATTGTTGAAAAGCTCATGTATGAATCGTCCCTATTCATGATTCTTTTTGCTGTTTTAAGGCTTCCGCCATAACAATGGAAAATGAAATATGGGATATTCTCATAATCCTCAATAATATTCACTGCCTTTTTTTCACAGTCCCTGACATGCATAACTATAGGAACCTGGTAGCTGTTGGCTATGTCGAGAAAGCTTCTAAAGATTTCCTGCTGTCTTTCACGAAGTTCCTTGTCTGTCACATAGTAGTAATCCATTCCCACTTCTCCGATTGCAACAATCTTGTCAAGATTTTCAATCAGATACTTGTGAGCAGCTTCAAGTTCTTCATTTGTGCAGTTTTGAGAACTGACAGGATGAAAACCAAAAGTAGGATAAATAAAACCTTTGTATTCTTCCGAAAGCTTTAAAACTGCGCGGTTGCTGTCGATGCTGTAACCTGATGCAACAACATAATCAAGTTTATCCTTCGCTCTCTGGATTACTTCCTTGCGGTCTTCATCAAAATCCTCAAAATCTATATGGCAATGTGTATCAATCATGGTATTATACTCCGAATCGTCTGTCTCTTGCCTGATATGACCTTATAGCTCTAATAAAGTCAACTTTTCTTAATTCCGGCCATAATGTTTCACAGAAATAGAGTTCTGAATATGATGATTGCCATAGTAAAAATCCGCTTAATCTTTCCTCACCGCTTGTTCTGATAATCAGGTTAGGATCATCAAGTCCTGCAGTATATAGGTTTTTGCTTACAAGTTCCTCATCGATGTCATCGATTGAAATATCTCCCGCCTCAACATCTTCAACAATTTTTTTTATGGAATCGACTATTTCCAAACGACCGTCATATCCTATAGCAAGGTTGAAAAATCTTTTGTTATAGTGTTTTGTTGCCTCTTCAGCCTCTCTGATTGCTTCACGCACATCATCAGGCAGCAGTTCGGTTCTTCCTACAACCTGAACTTTAACTTCGTTTTTATGAATCTTTTCGTGGTTTACTAATCGTTTGAAGTTGATGACGAATAATCTCATAAGGCCTTCAACTTCGTGTTGCGGTCTGTTGAAGTTTTCTGTTGAAAATGCATAGGCAGTGATGATTTCAATTCCAAGTTCGATACTCCAGTCAAGAACTTTTTCCAATGTGTCAACTCCGAGTTCATGTCCTTTGACAACATCGATATTTCCCTGAAGTTTGGAGAATCTTCTGTTTCCATCCATGATTATAGCTACATGCTTTGGCATTTTCTCAGGAACCAGGTCTCTTGATATATACCATTCATATATTCTATAAAGTATATTTTCTGCCATTTTATTATCCCTTAAAAGTTTATATTAATTTATATTATGTTGCTTAATGTTTTTAAAGGTTGGCTAATTTGTATGCAAATTTTAAACTTCTAAGGTATCCTTCAACACTTTGGTCACGGCTGGTGTCTATGTATATTCCATTGATTCCGAAGGTAATGGCACCACAGCTGGGCCAAGAATTTACTAAAATCAGTGTTCTAAAAATAATATTTCCGATAATTCCGTCAGGGGCGATGATAACGTTGCAGTTGTCTTTTATTGCCTGTTCAATTAATATGTAATAGTTTTTAACTTCAAAGTTGGTATTCTCTTCAATTAGTTGGGTGAGCTTTTCGCTTTCATCAATGGAGGAGGATATTCTTTCGCTTCTTCCGTAATCTCCTTTCCTTCCATCCGCAAGTACTGCAATTTTCGGATCTTTTCCAAGTTTTTCTAAAAATTCTCCGCAGTTTATGGCCATATTTAATTTTTCACCAACTGTGTTTCCTTCATCAATGCCGACAGGGGTCAGTAAAAACTCATGGCCGTTACCATTTACATATGTGGCTCTTGATATTTCAGGAAAATCCTTTTTGACTTTTTTAATAACTCCTGATGCCGGAAGTGAACCCCTTACAACTGCATCAATATCGCTGTTTAATATTGCTTTTGCCAAATCATCATCGTTGTCGATTAAAATTATTTCCGCATGATGGTTTTTTTCAAAAATTTTTATTGCATCAAATATGTTTAAATTTTTTCCAGTTCCAATTGCAATTCTTATCATTATGTATATTTTATAGATATTTTTTTATTAATGTTTCTATTAAAAAATTTTCAAAAATTCTTATAGTGTATCTAAAAATGCATATTTTATAGAAACATTTTTTAAATTAATGTTATCTATTATATACTATGAGTAATGATGATGAGATTTTTGATATTGTGGGCTATGTAATGGCCTCAGAGTATAGATGCAATATTATAAAAAGCATTGGTGAAAGTATAAAAATCCCATCTGCAATCGCTGAGGATATTGGTTTGAGAACAAATCATGTATCTAATGTATTAAAAGATTTAAAGGAACAGGGTATTGTTGTATGTTTAAATGAAGAAGCACGTAAAGGCAGATTGTACAAAAATACTGATTTAGGTCTTAAAATTTTAAAATATTTATAAAATCTTTTTTATCTTAAAAAGGGATTATTAAAAATAGTTTTAATAATTTATACAAAAAAGTAAATTATGATGATTAGTATAATCATCATTATTGCAGAATTAATTTCAATATTTCGATTGTCAATTATGACTTGTTAAACTCGTCAATTGCACAATCTACTATTTTCAAAACGGACTGGTCTAGTTTGGGGTATGAGTCATTTAGTGCTACAGGTATGTTGTCACAGTACACTACTTCCAGACCATGGGATATTGCGTCTTTTGTTGCAACATCTACAGCTGCTGCTTTAAGTTCAGTAAGCATTACGTCAGCTTTGTCCATGTACTTTTGCATGTCCTGGCGTAAAAGAGGTCTATTGGATAAATGTGAGGTTGTTCCGACAACTTCGCAATTGTAGTTGTTTTCTAAGTATTCTACTAATTTATCTTTAACTTCTTCAGGTGCAGTTGTTGCAAATAAAACTTTTTTTCCATCTATTTTTTCCAAAGGTTTTGGTCTGAATACTGTTGATATTACGATTGCCTCAGGATTTATCTCATTAACGAATTTTTCGATTTCAGTTATCTTTTCACTGGAACACATTGGCTCTTCACACATTGTCAGTATTACAAGATCTCCAAGGCCTATTCTGTATGGTCCGAAATATGTTGTTAGGTTTTCAATCGGCTGGTTTGCTCCAATAAGTACGATTTTCTTGTCTGTTTTAATAGGGGGGATTGCGGCACCGCTTCCTTCAAAAATTGCAAATTTGGAATCAACTTCATTTGCAAGTTTAGCTCCTTTTTTCATGTTTGTAAGGAATACTTCACCTGCCATTCCTCCTCCGCAGCGTCTGCATCCGATGGTTAAAATTCTGCTCATTAAAGCATCTTCCCAATGGTCACTGGCTGCATGCACGCCCTTTTCTGATTGTTCGAGCAGGAATTCTGCATTGATTTCCAGTTTTTCACCGTGCACTATTTCAGGCTCTTCAGGTCCTCCTCTTCCCATTGCAATGACGCAAGGTTCATAATCGTTTTTGTCAATCAACCTTGATACGAATCCGGATACTGCAGTTTTACCGATACGTTTTCCGGTTCCGAGAATGGTTATTGAAGGTTTTTCCATAACATCATACTGGGAGGTAGGTTCAAATTTGAAATCAGGTCCTTCATAGGTTATTCCTTCGTTTAAAACCTTGCAGGCGATTTTGAATCTTTTCGGATAATCAAGTATGGGTTCGTCGCTTAAGTCAAATACGGTATCTGCATCGTATTTGCGGATCATATCGACAATGATGTCGTAAGGGATGTCTTTATCCTTTGCAAACTGAACTGGAACACCTAGTTTTTCTGAGTATGACTCTTCTGAGTCATCCCTGAGCTTTTCTGTTCCACCTATAAAAACAGCACCTACAATATCAATGTGTTCTAAATTATTCAGGGTATCAATTGCTTCTTGAGTGACTGGCAGGTAGTGTTCACCGTCAACCAAACAAAGCATTCTGTTTAAGGCTTTCATGTTATTAAATATAATTTTTATATATAATAAGTTAAAGTATTAAATATGCAATTCAATCAAATCAACATAGGCGAAACCCACATCAGATTGACTAGTGATTTGGCAAGTCATAATCTGAATGAATATATCTTTTCCATTAGGCAGGACCTGAAGGATTATATTTTAAAAGACAATGACTTTCTTCTGTCAATTACTCCGTTGGACATTCCTGATGAAAATCTCTCAGAAATTGTTTATAGGATGTTTAAATCATCAATCATCTGTGATGTTGGACCTATGGCATGTGTTGCAGGAACAATCTCTGAAATGGCACTGGAATATCTGATTCGAAGGGGATCTTCATATTCGATTGTGGAAAACGGAGGGGACATTTCAATTGTCAATGACAAAAAGCTTCTTTGCGGAATCTATTCAAACAACAGGGTTTTAGGAAATGGCATTGCCTTTGAAATCAGGAAAAGAAAAAGACCCCTTGGTATCTGCACTTCTTCGGGAAAAGTTGGCCATTCAATAAGTTTTGGCGATTCCGACAGTGTCACTGTAATTGGCAAATCCACTTCTGTCTGTGACGGGCTTGCAACTGCAATTGCCAATAGGGTCACAGGCATCACCAGTGAGGATAAGGTGATGAATGCATTGGAATTTTGTGAAGATTATCGCGAATATTTTGATGGTGGTTTAATAATTTGTGATGAAAATGTTGCAACTGTTGGAAAACTGCCAAAGATTGTTGAAACAAATGAATTCGATATCAAGCATTGAATTTACATGCTATATTCTTGAAGAAATGTTTAATTTAA contains:
- a CDS encoding DUF354 domain-containing protein encodes the protein MVFVKVWIDISNAPHVRFFKDVIKYLEAEGEDVIVTARQFGDIHKLMDMYDIDFISVGKHGVSLYDKLKESTSRVYNLVDIIHDEKVDVALSKHSIELPRISFGLGIPSLYVLDNEHALAANKLTLPLCDRIITPKIIDMWKLMKFGADPNTIISYDGTSELMHFKSFKYNDNVFDDLNLELNHQKTILMRPEPSLASYLDTDCRKSVLSPIVDELKNVANILILPRFKEQAEIFDGIENVSILKPPVDTSSIIKKCDLVIGAGGTMNREAAILQTPVISCYPGETLSVDQYYINKGLMFRSIDNDVVINKALDYIVNPHEKIDLKTDDLFQVIIDNLYDLAKNGK
- a CDS encoding DUF1890 domain-containing protein, which gives rise to MKALVLLGCPETPSQTPLAVYVFNKLTKMGYDVTIAANPAASKLVKISDPEGFYNLKLVDLERLLGDINPGDFDLLVGFVHKDAAASFFVTFDQILQTKSLALVFSRDADEVAEFVNMIEESGSDAKITAVRAFHNPSPIKVKFDKAIKEFE
- a CDS encoding DUF1894 domain-containing protein yields the protein MSFCLDTYLQQSDNYEIHASKAGFKDCAMIIRFKADDLVYIKPGDEVLGVRVIGIPPIPIGFDHEKGTVFLPYTKPCHGTSVVELPIDEEEVEKIRKLDTGNKK
- a CDS encoding methionine synthase; this translates as MKSTVVGSFPVEIKESHSAKDKLLSALGAYDPYKDAIKSSVISQLDAGVDIISDGQVRGDMVSIFSKHIPGMVIDEGNTVIVSKIMRPAQEISIKDLKYAKQVMKDYYGGKIPEGKGVKGIITGPNTMVYSSRIQSFYKNKEDAIIDLAHSLKYEVDAIAKKVDPVYIQIDEPFLSTGMVEMKTAREAIDILHDGLEVPLAMHVCGILKDAFKDIARFNVDILDFEFAGNNVNLDVLEQNASLLNNKKIGFGCVDSSVNEVDDINDIDSLVLKAIDIVGKDNLLLDPDCGLRRAPKDVAFKKLQLMNQIKDKYN
- a CDS encoding transposase gives rise to the protein MLDECIIVNEGLKVKLYPDKVMKDKFNRSLGNARFVWNNLLTEYQETFELFKQHGYTKLKCNQTTFNTMLTMLKKEYPFLYDSESSTLQQVYHDLIRSFNGFFKKNSNYPRFKSKKNPKNGFRIQNNNNIKITSNTIVLPKLGKVHYRTSPQMIMKRKMFKNVEVMSQY
- the cobM gene encoding precorrin-4 C(11)-methyltransferase; the protein is MKGKVIFIGAGPGDPDLITVKGRNVIENADVIIYAGSLVNKEVLNPAKDECEIHNSAYLNLEETDAIITEAVNEGKLVARVHTGDPSIYGAIAEQIRELKKHDIEYEIIPGVSSLFGTASVLEAELTLPEISQSVIITRPEGRTPKPAGESLASFSKHHATMCIFLGIGMIDKVVEELLEGYEKTTPVAVVKKATWPDQQIIRGTLEDISQKVKDANITKTAMIVVGDVLDPGDFNASKLYDKNFKHEYR
- a CDS encoding carboxymuconolactone decarboxylase family protein; this translates as MSRYEKGKKILEDIQQRPVEEIFKELEDVAPDLSRFVVEFPYSEIYTRDEVDLKTRELCTVAAITVLGAIPQLKDHINAALNVGNSPAEIVEIIMQMSAYCGFPKAINGIVAAKEVFAERDLLPVRD
- a CDS encoding TatD family hydrolase, which encodes MIDTHCHIDFEDFDEDRKEVIQRAKDKLDYVVASGYSIDSNRAVLKLSEEYKGFIYPTFGFHPVSSQNCTNEELEAAHKYLIENLDKIVAIGEVGMDYYYVTDKELRERQQEIFRSFLDIANSYQVPIVMHVRDCEKKAVNIIEDYENIPYFIFHCYGGSLKTAKRIMNRDDSYMSFSTMLCYSKHHQDLIEKIDLNYVLTETDSPYLAMTKEERNEPVNVVNAVHKIAEIKDMDVNVVDEITTNNAKKIFKI
- the uppS gene encoding polyprenyl diphosphate synthase, with product MAENILYRIYEWYISRDLVPEKMPKHVAIIMDGNRRFSKLQGNIDVVKGHELGVDTLEKVLDWSIELGIEIITAYAFSTENFNRPQHEVEGLMRLFVINFKRLVNHEKIHKNEVKVQVVGRTELLPDDVREAIREAEEATKHYNKRFFNLAIGYDGRLEIVDSIKKIVEDVEAGDISIDDIDEELVSKNLYTAGLDDPNLIIRTSGEERLSGFLLWQSSYSELYFCETLWPELRKVDFIRAIRSYQARDRRFGV
- the mtxX gene encoding methanogenesis marker protein Mmp4/MtxX, which encodes MIRIAIGTGKNLNIFDAIKIFEKNHHAEIILIDNDDDLAKAILNSDIDAVVRGSLPASGVIKKVKKDFPEISRATYVNGNGHEFLLTPVGIDEGNTVGEKLNMAINCGEFLEKLGKDPKIAVLADGRKGDYGRSERISSSIDESEKLTQLIEENTNFEVKNYYILIEQAIKDNCNVIIAPDGIIGNIIFRTLILVNSWPSCGAITFGINGIYIDTSRDQSVEGYLRSLKFAYKLANL
- a CDS encoding transcriptional regulator produces the protein MSNDDEIFDIVGYVMASEYRCNIIKSIGESIKIPSAIAEDIGLRTNHVSNVLKDLKEQGIVVCLNEEARKGRLYKNTDLGLKILKYL